From the genome of Vulpes lagopus strain Blue_001 chromosome 2, ASM1834538v1, whole genome shotgun sequence, one region includes:
- the SLC18A3 gene encoding vesicular acetylcholine transporter — translation MSDASGPGTTWGPRLAASQPRVERKAEAAAEEARAREGRRVRRRPPAPRPARAALPRFGDGPARARGAARGGGRGGGRGPARAAAVRLSEAVGAALQDPRRHRRLVLVIVCVALFLDNMLYMVIVPIVPDYIARMQRASRPTPSTEASALPLSTAASVGANAGNASESPTAATENEDVKIGVLFASKAILQLLVNPLSGPFIDRVSYDVPLLIGLGVLFASTLLFAFAEDYATLFAARSLQGLGSAFADTSGIAMIADKYPEEPERSRALGVALAFISFGSLVAPPFGGFLYQFAGKHTPFLVLAAVSLLDALLLLAVAKPFSAATRARANLPVGTPIHRLMLDPYIAVVAGALTTCNIPLAFLEPTIATWMEHTMAASEWETGMAWLPAFVPHVLGVYLTVRLAARYPHLQWLYGALGLAVIGASSCMVPACRSFAPLVVSLCGLCFGIALVDTALLPTLAFLVDVRHVSVYGSVYAIADISYSVAYALGPIVAGHIVHSLGFAQLSLGMGLANLLYAPVLLLLRNVGLLRRSRSERDVLLEEPPQGLYDAVRLRERPVSDPDGAPRSPSGPFDECEDVYNNYYTRS, via the exons ATGAGCGACGCAAGTGGCCCGGGCACCACTTGGGGGCCGAGACTCGCCGCGTCACAGCCGCGAGTGGAAAGGAaagcggaggcggcggcggaggaggccAGAGCGCGCgaggggaggagagtgaggcGGCGGCCGCCTGCCCCTCGGCCCGCGCGCGCGGCCCTTCCGCGCTTCGGGGACGGCCCCGCGCGAGCCAGGGGCGCGGC ccggggcgggggccggggcgggggccggggcccggcCCGGGCGGCCGCCGTCAGGCTGTCAGAGGCGGTGGGCGCGGCGCTGCAGGATCCCCGGCGGCATCGGCGCCTGGTGCTGGTCATCGTGTGCGTGGCGCTGTTCCTGGACAACATGCTCTACATGGTCATCGTGCCCATCGTGCCCGACTACATTGCCCGCATGCAAAGGGCCAGCAGGCCCACCCCGAGCACCGAGGCGTCCGCTCTGCCGCTGTCCACGGCAGCCAGCGTCGGCGCCAACGCGGGCAACGCCTCAGAGTCCCCGACGGCAGCGACGGAGAACGAGGACGTGAAGATCGGGGTGCTGTTCGCCTCCAAGGCCATCCTGCAGCTGCTGGTGAACCCCCTGAGCGGCCCCTTCATCGACCGTGTGAGCTACGACGTGCCGCTGCTCATCGGCCTGGGCGTCCTGTTCGCCTCCACCCTGCTGTTCGCGTTCGCGGAGGACTACGCCACGCTCTTCGCTGCGCGcagcctgcagggcctgggctcGGCCTTTGCGGACACGTCCGGCATCGCCATGATCGCCGACAAGTACCCCGAGGAGCCCGAGCGCAGTCGCGCGCTGGGCGTGGCTCTGGCCTTCATCAGCTTCGGGAGCCTAGTGGCGCCGCCCTTCGGGGGCTTCCTCTACCAGTTCGCGGGCAAGCACACGCCCTTCCTGGTGCTGGCCGCCGTCTCGCTGCTCGACGCGCTCCTGCTGCTGGCAGTGGCCAAGCCCTTCTCCGCCGCGACGAGGGCGCGGGCCAACCTGCCGGTGGGCACACCCATCCACCGCCTCATGCTGGACCCCTACATCGCGGTGGTGGCCGGGGCGCTCACCACCTGCAACATCCCTCTTGCCTTCCTCGAGCCGACCATCGCCACGTGGATGGAGCACACGATGGCGGCGTCTGAATGGGAGACCGGCATGGCCTGGCTGCCAGCCTTTGTGCCGCATGTGCTCGGCGTCTACCTCACCGTGCGCCTGGCGGCGCGCTACCCGCACCTGCAGTGGCTGTACGGAGCGCTCGGGCTGGCAGTGATCGGAGCCAgctcctgcatggtgcctgcctGCCGCTCCTTCGCACCGCTGGTGGTCTCGCTCTGCGGCCTCTGCTTTGGCATTGCGCTAGTAGACACGGCACTGCTGCCCACTCTCGCCTTCCTCGTGGACGTGCGCCACGTCTCGGTCTACGGCAGCGTCTACGCCATCGCTGACATCTCCTATTCCGTGGCCTACGCGCTCGGGCCTATAGTGGCGGGCCACATAGTGCATTCGCTCGGTTTCGCGCAACTCAGCCTCGGCATGGGCCTGGCCAACCTGCTCTACGCGCCCGTCCTGCTGCTGCTGCGCAACGTGGGCCTCCTGAGGCGCTCCCGCTCCGAGCGCGACGTGCTGCTGGAGGAGCCCCCGCAGGGTCTGTATGATGCTGTGCGCCTGCGTGAGCGCCCCGTGTCGGACCCCGACGGCGCACCCCGAAGCCCTTCGGGCCCCTTTGACGAATGCGAGGACGTCTACAACAATTACTACACCCGCAGCTAG